The Horticoccus luteus DNA window CAGTGCCGCAGTCGCGAGCGGCGCGGAAAGACGCGGGCGAGGTTTCGTTGCAAAGGCGAGGTCAACCGCGAACTGGGACTGTCCCAGATCCGGTAAACTTTGCTCACGTTGCGAACAAGAATGGCCGGCTCTGCGTTCATGTGAGGATGGCGCTTTCGCGGTGCATGTTGCGCTGTCGTGGGATGATGCCCGCCCTACGCCCAGGCTTTACGCTATACCACATCGGCAAAGGTGGGTTTCAGTTTGGAGAATATCCAAAAGCCCCCCGCGCTGGCGAGAAGACCGGTCGCGAAAAGGTAAGCCAAGTAGGTGAAATGCATGGGTCGATCCCACATCACGACATCGCGGGAAAGCTCAACCGCCAGCAGCATGGGGTTAAAACGCAGCCACACCCAGACTGAATGTGGGATGGCGGAGGCAGGATAGACGACTGCGCTGGCATACATCAGCGCCATGCTCACGAAGCCCATCACCTGCGAAATATCGCGAAAGAAGACGCCCACGGCGGCGATCATCCATGCGGTGCCAAGTAGCAAGAGCAGCACCGGCAGCAGGATGACCGGGAGCCAGAACACGCTCCAACCCAGCCCCGGACCGAACAGGGCGATGCCGGTCAAAGCCAGCGCGAGGCTGATCAGCATGTGAAAAAACGCAGAGCTGACGGCCGCCGCGGGTAGTATTTCCAACGGGAACACCACTTTTTTCACGAAATTGGGATTCGTGATGATGATCATAGGCGCCACGCCCAGCACCTCCGCGAAGAGATGGAAAAGCGTCAGGCCAAGGAATATGCCGAGCGCATAGTCCATGCGGCTTTCGGGATGCGCCGCGTTGAAGCGACCGCGGAAAATGTAGCCGAAGACCAGCACATAAAGTGCGAGCATCAAAAGCGGATTCAGCACCGACCACACCAATCCGAGGTGGCTGCCGCGGTGCCGCAGTTCGACGTTGCGCAGAGTGAACTGCCACAGCAGACCGCGGAACCGCCACATGGAGCCGATGAAGTTTCCGTGGGCGAGGAAACCAGACGCGGCGGGGGCCGGTGCCGTGAGCGGGGCACTCATGGGCGACGATTTACTGCGGCCGCAGCGCGGCGCAGTCGGCGTCGACCATGAGTTCGGCCAAGCCTTTCATGCGCGTGGCGGGCTCCCAGCCCAGCTTGGCCTGCGCCTTGGCGTAGTCGCCGATGAGCAGGTCCACTTCGGCGGGACGGAGGAGGCGGTCGTCGAACTTCACGTGGTCGTGCCAGTCCAGGCCGACCCGCCCAAACGCGACGTCGAGGAATTCACGGATGGTATGGGTCTCGTTCGTCGCGAGCACGTAGTCATCGGGCTCATCCTGCTGCAGCATGCGCCACATGCCTTCAACGTATTCCTTGGCGTAGCCCCAGTCGCGTTTGGAGTCGATGTTGCCGAGAAAAAGATCCTTCTGCAGGCCGGCCTTGATGCGCGCGGCGGCGATCGTGATTTTGCGCGTGACGAACGATTCTCCGCGGCGGGGCGACTCGTGGTTGAAGAGAATGCCGCTGCACGCGAAAAGATTGTAGGATTCGCGGTAGTTGACCGTCAGCCAGTGCGCCATGAGTTTGGCACATGCGTAGGGCGAACGCGGATAGAAGGGCGTCGTTTCCGTCTGCGGGACGGCCTGCACCTTGCCGAACATTTCGGAAGAGGACGCTTGGTAATAGCGCACTTTCTTGCCGATGCCGGATTCGATCACCGCCTCCAAGATGCGGGCGGCACCGACACCGGTGATGTCAGCGGTGTATTCGGGAATATCGAAGCTGACGCGAACGTGACTCTGCGCGGCGAGATTGTAGATTTCGTCGGGCTGGAGCTGGTAAAGCAGTTTGACGAGCGAAACGCTGTCGGCGAGGTCGCCGTAATGCAGCCAGAGGCGCTTGTTCTCTCCGTGCTCGAAGGCTTGGAGGTGGTCGATTCGCGCGCGGTTGATGCTGCTCGAGCGGCGCACGATGCCGTGCACTTCGTAACCTTTTTCCAGCAGTAATTCAGCTAGATAGGAGCCGTCCTGGCCGGTGATGCCGGTGATAAGCGCTTTTCTCATGCGACCTTGTTCAGTTCGGATTCGACGAGTCGCGCAATCATTTCTTCGAAAGCCACCGTGTTTTCCCAGCCGAGGACGCGCTTGGCCTTCGCGGGGTTGCCGCAGGGGGCGACGGGCTCGATGCTCGTCACCAGGTTCGCGTCAAAATCCACGTGATCGCGCCAGTTCAGATCAACACAGCGGAATGCGATTTCGACCAACTCCTGGACGCTGTGCAGGCGGCCGCTGGCGAGCACGTAATCGTCGACGGGCACGTTTTGCAGCATGAGCCACATCGCGCGCACATAGTCGGGCGCCCAGCCCCAATCGCGCCGGCCGCCCAGCGCGCCGAGAGTGAGTTTTTGCTGCAAGCCGCGTTTGATGCGCGCGGCGCCGCGGGCGATTTTCATCGTGACAAAATTGCCGCTGCGCCGCGGCGACTCGTGGTTGTAGAGAATGGCCGAGCAAGTCTGCAGTTTGTAAGCCGTGCGGTAAATGCGCGCCATTTGCTGCGAAAAGGCCTTGGCCGCGCCGTAAGGCGTGGTCGGGGTCAGGGGCGTGTTTTCATCCTGCGGCGAGTGGGGCGGTGAGCCGAAGACTTCGCTGCTTGAGGCGTAGAGAAACTTCGGCGGGTCGGGCAGGTCGCGCAGGATTTCCAGCAGGCGCAGCGTGGCCATGCCGATGCTGTCGACGGTGCTTTCGGGCAGCTCCAAGCTCAACCGCGGACTCGACTGGCCGGCGAGATGGTAGAATTCGTCGGGCTTCACTTTGCCAATGATGCGGCGCAAATGCGTGGCATCCTCGAACGCGCCGTTGTGCAGGAAGAGGCGCCGGTTCAACACGCCGCTGTCGCCGAGCAGATGGCGAAGATTGCTGTTCATCAGTGCGTCGGGCCGGTGCACGAGTCCGTGGATCTCGTAGTCCTTTTCGAGCAACAGGTCCACGAGGTAGGAACCATCCTGCCCCGTGATCCCGGTGATGAAAACTTTCTTCATCAGGGCAGATAAGCCGCGCGAAATTCGACGGTCAACCTCCACCTCGGCGCGCCCGTCGCGGCGGACAAGGTGGCGGGCGGGCGCGGGGGGCTTTGGGCTTGCCACGACTCGGCCGGGTCGCGTGGCTACGAGTTTACGTGTGACTTTCTTGCGCTTCAGCCCGGGTGGCCGGGTCCTTCTGCTGTGCCTCCTATCCGGGCTGCTCGCCTGCTTCGGGCGGGCGGAGCCGAACCCGCCGCCGCTGCCCGAGGAACTGCATCCGGAGTTGCAACGTCTGCTCGATTGCGCGCTGGCGCAGTCGCCGCAGATGCTGGAGCGGGCGGCGCAGATGGCGGTCGCGGATGGCGATGCGATGGTCGCCCGATCCGGGCTGCTGCCGCACGCCTCCGCCTACGGCCAATTCAACGAGCAGCGCGAGTCGCGGCAGGATTTGCCGGGCAGCCAGATTTCGCAGAAGACGTATTACAATGTCGGCGTGTCGCAGTCGGTCTTTCACTGGGGAGAGCTGCGCAATCGCGCCCGCATCGGCACGCTGCGGCAGAAATTTGAAAGCGGGCAGACGGCCGAGGCGTATCGCCTGCTCGTCAACGAAGTGCGCGGGCAGTTTTTGCAGTTGATCGTGAAACACCAAACGCTCGCCCGCGCGCGGTTTGGCATCGATCTGGCGAAGGAAAACAACCGGCTGGCGCAGGGGCGGCTGGCGGATAAATCCATCTCGGCCTCGGAAGCGGCCGCGGCGACCCTGGCCATCACGCGTGCCGAACTCGCCGCAGATCGTGCGGAGGAGGACTATACGTTCGCGAAAGGCGCACTCGAGCGGCTGACGGGTTGCGGCACGATCCCGGACGCGGCGTTGGCGGATGCGGTGGCGAAAGTTGATCCCGCGCCGGATGCGATCAGGGCGCTCGAGGCCGGCTTTCTTTCGCAGTCCGAGCCGCAAAGCTTTGTGCTGCGCAACTTGAAACGGCAGGCAGAAGTCGAGCGGCTGAACTACGATATCGCCCGCGTGCAGCTGCGGCCGATGGTCAACTTCGTGGCGGGACTGAGCCAGGATCAAGTGAGTTACACGGCGAACATCGGGCAGCGCTACGGGGTGAACACGCTTTTCGCCGGCGTGCAGGTGACGTGGTCGATTTTTGACGGATTCGCGACGCGCGGCGCGGTCGCGTCGGCGAGCGCGCGCCGGCGCCTTTACGAACTCAGTTATCGCACGACGAGCGACCAATTGAAGGCGCAGGTGCAACATGCCGCCAAGCTGCTCGGGTTTGCGGGCCGAGAACTCAAGTTTGCGGAGGATGGTTTGGCGGCCGCGGAAAGTGTCGTGACGACATATAAGGAGCAGCTCGGCCGCGGCGAAGTATCGTCTTACGACGTGAAGACAGTGGAAGGCTCGCTGCTCGATGCGCAGGTGGCGGCTTCCTTGGCGCGTTCGGATTATCTGATGAAATCCGCCGAGTTCCTCTCGCTCGTCCAACAAGATCCGGCTTTGAAGCGCTTACCCGCCGTCCAACCATGAAAAAAATCATCGTGATCGTCGTCCTCGCCGCCGTGGTGGCCGTCGCCGCAGTCGTGTTGTTGCGTCCGACGGCGGATGTGGTGGCGGTGGCGGGAGGCAAGGCCGTGGAGGCGGTGCCGGGGAGCGTCGTGGTGCGGGCGGAATTTCAGATGGAGCTCAAGAGCGAAGAGGCGGGACGCATCGTGAAAAGTGAGCTGAAGCCCGGGCGTCACTTCGCGCGGGGCGATTTTGTCGCGCAGCTCGATCCGACTGACGTGAAGCTGGCGATTGAGAAAACGGAATCGGACTACGCGGCGGCGAAAAAGCGGATCGCGGTGGGATCTTCGATCGCGTTGGAATTGGAAACGGCGAAGCAGGACCTCGCCGCCGCGGAGCGGCAGTTGAAGGCCGGCGGGATGGCGCAGGCGTTGTTGGATAAACAGCGGCGCGACGTGCAGCAGATCGAGCAGCGCCGCGCGTTGGAAGAGGTCAACAACAAGAACCAGCTCGATAATTTTGAGAACGATCTCGCCGTGAAACGGCGGCAACTCGCGAAGATGACGATCACAGCGCCTGCGGATGGGACGATTTCGCAAGTCCTGGCCCGACCGGGCGATTTGATCGGCGGTGGCACCTCGATCGCCACGCTGATTTCCGATGATCGCACGGTCGAGGCGCGCATCAGCGAAGAGAATTTTGCGGGCATCAAGCTCGGGCAGAAATGCTACGTGCGTTTTCTCGGCTACGGCGCCTATTTGTTTGACGCCACGGTGGCGCAAATCCTGCCGACGGCCGATCCGGCGACGCAGCGTTACATCGTGCATCTCGACGTGAAAATCGACCCGGCGAAGCTCGTGCCGGGCATCACGGGAGAAGTGAGCATCGTGACGGCGGAACGTGAAGCAAAGGTGCTGGTGCCGCGGCGAGCCATTTTCGACAACACCGTGTTCGTCGTGGAGGACGGGCGGGTGCGGGAGCAGTCGATCGAGGTCGGCTACACCAGCCTCAACATCGTTGAGGTGCTGAAGGGGCTGCAGCCGGGAGATCAGGTGATTGTCGACATGCTGGATCAATTCCATCCCGGCCAGCGCGTGAAGGTGCGGGTGTTGCCGCCGGCCAACTAAACAGGCGCATCGTCGCATGTCGCCCAACCTTGGCATCGCTTTTCGGTTTCTCACGGCGCGCAAGCGTGCGATGGCGATGAGCCTGGGTTGCACGATTCTGGGGGTGGGGCTGTTTATCGTGACTCAGGCCACGACCAGCGGCTTCCAGGATTTTTTCATCAACACGATCCTGGGGACGGATGGCGCGATCCGGATCGAGGACAAGCTGCAGGACACGTTGCGGAGCATGACGGCGGGGCGGGGCTCGAATTTCGAGGTGAGCCAGCGCGACGCGCGCAAATACATCCCGGGGGTCGAGGACACGCGGCTCGTGATGGATGCGTTGCGGCAATTCCCCAACGTGGCGGGCATTTCGCCGGTGTTGCGGGGAAATGTTGTCGTGCGCAGCGCGTTCATGAATGAATCGGCGCAGGTTTTCGGAGTGGATTTGGATCAACACCTGAAGGTCTCCGATCTGGCGCAGCAGATCACGAGCGGGAGTCTGGCGTCATTTCGCGAATCGCCCTCGGCGGCGCTGATCGGCCGCGTGCTCGCGGACCGGCTGCAGTTGAAAGTAGGGGATTCGTTTATGATCGATGCGCGGGGCGAGACGCGGCGTTACCATGTCGGGGGAATTTACGAGACGGGCGTCCGCGATATCGACAAAACGCGAATTTATGTGGACTTGAGCGAGACGCGTTCGCTGCTGCACTACCCGACGGGGGTGACGTTTATTCAGTTGAGTCTGCACAACCCGACGCGCGCTCCGGAAGACGCGGCCCGCATCGAGACGGTGATCGGATACAGTGCGAAGGCGTGGCAGGAGCGGGAGAAATCGTGGCTGTCGGTGTTCCACGCGTTGCGGGTATCCTCGCTCATCACGGTGTCGGTCTTCACGTTGATCGCGAGTCTGGCGATGTTCAATACGCTCGCGATGATGGTCATCGAGAAAACCAAGGATATCGCGATCCTGCGCTCCATGGGTTACGATCGGCGCGATATCACCCAGATTTTCCTGTGGCTGGCGGCGGTGGTGCTGATCATCGGCGCGGTGCTGGGTTCGGCGTTTGGCGCCGCAGTGACGTATGCGGTTTCCCTGATGCCGATCGGTCAGATTTCGGGGATATTCGCCACCAATCGCTACATTGTCGCGTGGTCGTGGCTGCATTATGCGGAGGCCATCGGCACCGCGGTGGTGATGGTGATGGTCGCGAGCCTCATTCCGGCGCGACGGGCGGCACGGCTTGAACCGGGCGACATCGTGCGAGGGTCCGCTCAATGAGGGCCGACGCCAATGTGGCTCCGGCGATCCGCTGCGTGGACTTGCACCGCTATCTCGGGCGCGACGAAGGTCGCGTCCATGTGCTGAAAGGGGTGTCGTTTGAAGCGCGGGCCGGCGAGATCAACGCGATCGTAGGACCGTCGGGGTGCGGCAAATCGACGTTGCTTTATCTGCTGGGCTTGCTCGATCAACCCGATGGCGGAGAAATCCAGATCGGAGGCAGGATCGTGTCGCACACCGACGATCTGGCGCGCACCGCAGCGCGGGCGGAGCATATCGGGTTCGTGTTTCAATTTCACTTTCTGATGCTGGAATTCACCGCCTTGGAAAATGTGCTGATGCCGATGCGCAAGCTCGGGCGCCTCGCGCCGGCGGCGATGAAAGAACGCGCCCACGAACTGCTCCGGACCGTGGGATTGGGTGATAAGACTCATCGCCTCGGCACGCACCTGTCGGGTGGAGAACAGCAGCGGGTGGCGGTCGCGCGCGCGCTCGCCAACCAGCCATCACTCCTGCTCGCCGATGAGCCGACGGGTAATCTCGATGCCGCGAATTCGACGTTGGTGTTTGACTTGCTCACGAGGCTGGCCCGCGAAAACGGTCAGGCCGTGGTGCTGGTCACGCACAACCACGATATCGCGCAGCGCTGCGATGCGATCTTTGCGATGCGTGACGGACGGTTCGTCGCAGAGTGACGCAGAACGGATTAGCGCGAGCATTCCGCCTCGCCGCGCGTTCTAATTTCACCCGCCGGGAAAAGCTTCGGAAAATATTTGGTTTACAACGCAAACTCCGCTCCGTTCCTTCACAACGATTTCAACCCGCAACCTGCACGTGGATCACGCTCTTTCCCGCAAAAATTTCTTCGCCAAGCTGACCGGGCTTATTGCCTTGGCCGGCGTGGCCCCGCAGGCGCTCATGAAACGCGCCTCGGCGACGAGCAATCGCGCCGCGCCGAAAAATCAACCGTTCCAAATTCGCCCCGAGCCGCGTGCCGTTGCGCGTGACGGCGCCTCGCTTTAAGCGGGATTTTGGCTCACCCGTCCACTCGCGCCCATGTCGAAACTATTCCCGAAAGCGGCCAATCGGTTGCCGCTGCAGATCGTCATTTTCCTGGTTTTGGTCGGAGGCATCGCGACCGCGGGCGTCACCTATTACATGACGCCGAAATACACGCGCGTCGGTTACGCCCCGGTGCAGCCGGTGCCGTTCAGCCACGCCCAGCATGCGGGCGAGCTCGGCATCGATTGCCGTTACTGCCACAGCAACGTTGAGAAGTCCGGTTTCTCGAATGTGCCCACGTCGCAGACGTGCATGAACTGCCATAACCAGATCAAGACCCAAAGCCCGCTGTTGGAGCCTGTGCGGCACAGTTATGCGACGGGTGAGGCAGTGCCGTGGGTGCAGATTCATTCCACGCCCGACTTCGTTTACTTCAACCACGCGGTGCACGTGAATCGCGGCGTCAGTTGCTGGGAGTGCCACGGCCAGATCAATCAAATGGAGGTCGTGCGCCATGAGAAACCGCTCAGCATGTCGTGGTGCTTGGATTGTCACCGCAATCCGGGTCCCCATCTGCGCCCACGCGATCAGATCACGAATCTCGACTGGCGACCGGCCAGCCCGGAAGCCCAGGAGAAACTGGGTCGGGATTTGGTTGCGCACATGAAGATTAACCCGCCGCAAAGCTGCTCTGGCTGCCATCGATGAAACGAATCGTTCAACATCCCCAACCGTCGCCGCGCGAGCTGACTGGTCCGAAATATTGGCGCAGCTTGGATGAGCTAGCCAACACGCCGGGATTTCAGGAACAGGTGGCCCGTGAATTTCCGGGTGGCGCCGCGGAACTGAACGGCGTCGATCGCCGGCAGTTCATGAAGATCATGGCGGCTTCGTTTGCGCTGGGTGGGATCGGTCTCGCCGGCTGCCGCCGCCCCGAGAAGCATATTTTGCCTTACGGCAAGTCGGTCGAGGGTGTCATTCCCGGACTGCCATTGTATTTCGCCACGGCGATGCCGATGCGCGGAGGAGCCATTCCGCTGCTGGCGGAAACGCACGAAGGGCGCCCCACCAAGGTGGAAGGCAATCCGAGCTACGCGCCCCACGGCGGTGCCGCATCGGCCATTGCGCAAGCATCCCTGTTGGAGCTTTACGATCCGGACCGGGCGACGACGCACACGAAGGGCGGAGCAACGTTGGATCGCGAGGCGGTGGATGCCTTGCTCGCCAAGCTCAGCACCGACCACGCGGGGAACGCCGGCGCGGGTCTTGCGTTTTTGGCTGAAGAATCCAGTTCGCCTACCCGCACTCGGCTGGTGGCGGCTCTGCGGGCGAAATTTCCGCAAGCGATTTGGGCGGAATATGAGCCAGTCAGCGGTGAGGTGACCAGCGCTGCGCGCACAATTTTCGGGGCGCACGTCAAGCCGTTGTATCGTTTTGACCGGGCTGACCGCGTGGTCTCGCTCGACGCCGATTTTCTCCATTCGGAGGAGGGCAGCCTCATCTACGCACGTGATTTCTCGAAAAAACGGCGCGTAACGAAAAAGGAAGATGCGATGAACCGCCTGTATATGGCGGAGAGTGGCTTTACGATCACCGGAACGATGGCGGATCATCGCCTGCGGCTGGCTACGAGCCACATGGTCGGGCTCGCGGCGGCGTTGGCGGGGAAGATCACGGGGTCGTCGGATTATAGCGGTCTCGCCCAAGGGTTGACCGGTGTGCCGTCAGGCTGGGTCGAGGAATGCGCCGCCGATTTGGCGCAGCATCGAGGACGTTGCGTGGTGATC harbors:
- a CDS encoding ABC transporter permease; amino-acid sequence: MSAPLTAPAPAASGFLAHGNFIGSMWRFRGLLWQFTLRNVELRHRGSHLGLVWSVLNPLLMLALYVLVFGYIFRGRFNAAHPESRMDYALGIFLGLTLFHLFAEVLGVAPMIIITNPNFVKKVVFPLEILPAAAVSSAFFHMLISLALALTGIALFGPGLGWSVFWLPVILLPVLLLLLGTAWMIAAVGVFFRDISQVMGFVSMALMYASAVVYPASAIPHSVWVWLRFNPMLLAVELSRDVVMWDRPMHFTYLAYLFATGLLASAGGFWIFSKLKPTFADVV
- a CDS encoding TolC family protein codes for the protein MTFLRFSPGGRVLLLCLLSGLLACFGRAEPNPPPLPEELHPELQRLLDCALAQSPQMLERAAQMAVADGDAMVARSGLLPHASAYGQFNEQRESRQDLPGSQISQKTYYNVGVSQSVFHWGELRNRARIGTLRQKFESGQTAEAYRLLVNEVRGQFLQLIVKHQTLARARFGIDLAKENNRLAQGRLADKSISASEAAAATLAITRAELAADRAEEDYTFAKGALERLTGCGTIPDAALADAVAKVDPAPDAIRALEAGFLSQSEPQSFVLRNLKRQAEVERLNYDIARVQLRPMVNFVAGLSQDQVSYTANIGQRYGVNTLFAGVQVTWSIFDGFATRGAVASASARRRLYELSYRTTSDQLKAQVQHAAKLLGFAGRELKFAEDGLAAAESVVTTYKEQLGRGEVSSYDVKTVEGSLLDAQVAASLARSDYLMKSAEFLSLVQQDPALKRLPAVQP
- a CDS encoding ABC transporter ATP-binding protein, translated to MRADANVAPAIRCVDLHRYLGRDEGRVHVLKGVSFEARAGEINAIVGPSGCGKSTLLYLLGLLDQPDGGEIQIGGRIVSHTDDLARTAARAEHIGFVFQFHFLMLEFTALENVLMPMRKLGRLAPAAMKERAHELLRTVGLGDKTHRLGTHLSGGEQQRVAVARALANQPSLLLADEPTGNLDAANSTLVFDLLTRLARENGQAVVLVTHNHDIAQRCDAIFAMRDGRFVAE
- the gmd gene encoding GDP-mannose 4,6-dehydratase, which produces MRKALITGITGQDGSYLAELLLEKGYEVHGIVRRSSSINRARIDHLQAFEHGENKRLWLHYGDLADSVSLVKLLYQLQPDEIYNLAAQSHVRVSFDIPEYTADITGVGAARILEAVIESGIGKKVRYYQASSSEMFGKVQAVPQTETTPFYPRSPYACAKLMAHWLTVNYRESYNLFACSGILFNHESPRRGESFVTRKITIAAARIKAGLQKDLFLGNIDSKRDWGYAKEYVEGMWRMLQQDEPDDYVLATNETHTIREFLDVAFGRVGLDWHDHVKFDDRLLRPAEVDLLIGDYAKAQAKLGWEPATRMKGLAELMVDADCAALRPQ
- a CDS encoding cytochrome c3 family protein, which encodes MSKLFPKAANRLPLQIVIFLVLVGGIATAGVTYYMTPKYTRVGYAPVQPVPFSHAQHAGELGIDCRYCHSNVEKSGFSNVPTSQTCMNCHNQIKTQSPLLEPVRHSYATGEAVPWVQIHSTPDFVYFNHAVHVNRGVSCWECHGQINQMEVVRHEKPLSMSWCLDCHRNPGPHLRPRDQITNLDWRPASPEAQEKLGRDLVAHMKINPPQSCSGCHR
- a CDS encoding ABC transporter permease, encoding MSPNLGIAFRFLTARKRAMAMSLGCTILGVGLFIVTQATTSGFQDFFINTILGTDGAIRIEDKLQDTLRSMTAGRGSNFEVSQRDARKYIPGVEDTRLVMDALRQFPNVAGISPVLRGNVVVRSAFMNESAQVFGVDLDQHLKVSDLAQQITSGSLASFRESPSAALIGRVLADRLQLKVGDSFMIDARGETRRYHVGGIYETGVRDIDKTRIYVDLSETRSLLHYPTGVTFIQLSLHNPTRAPEDAARIETVIGYSAKAWQEREKSWLSVFHALRVSSLITVSVFTLIASLAMFNTLAMMVIEKTKDIAILRSMGYDRRDITQIFLWLAAVVLIIGAVLGSAFGAAVTYAVSLMPIGQISGIFATNRYIVAWSWLHYAEAIGTAVVMVMVASLIPARRAARLEPGDIVRGSAQ
- a CDS encoding efflux RND transporter periplasmic adaptor subunit, giving the protein MKKIIVIVVLAAVVAVAAVVLLRPTADVVAVAGGKAVEAVPGSVVVRAEFQMELKSEEAGRIVKSELKPGRHFARGDFVAQLDPTDVKLAIEKTESDYAAAKKRIAVGSSIALELETAKQDLAAAERQLKAGGMAQALLDKQRRDVQQIEQRRALEEVNNKNQLDNFENDLAVKRRQLAKMTITAPADGTISQVLARPGDLIGGGTSIATLISDDRTVEARISEENFAGIKLGQKCYVRFLGYGAYLFDATVAQILPTADPATQRYIVHLDVKIDPAKLVPGITGEVSIVTAEREAKVLVPRRAIFDNTVFVVEDGRVREQSIEVGYTSLNIVEVLKGLQPGDQVIVDMLDQFHPGQRVKVRVLPPAN
- a CDS encoding GDP-mannose 4,6-dehydratase, whose protein sequence is MKKVFITGITGQDGSYLVDLLLEKDYEIHGLVHRPDALMNSNLRHLLGDSGVLNRRLFLHNGAFEDATHLRRIIGKVKPDEFYHLAGQSSPRLSLELPESTVDSIGMATLRLLEILRDLPDPPKFLYASSSEVFGSPPHSPQDENTPLTPTTPYGAAKAFSQQMARIYRTAYKLQTCSAILYNHESPRRSGNFVTMKIARGAARIKRGLQQKLTLGALGGRRDWGWAPDYVRAMWLMLQNVPVDDYVLASGRLHSVQELVEIAFRCVDLNWRDHVDFDANLVTSIEPVAPCGNPAKAKRVLGWENTVAFEEMIARLVESELNKVA